Genomic DNA from Thermus amyloliquefaciens:
GGGGCCTTACCTGGTGGCCGGGATGGGCGGGGAGATCACCGACGACGGGGAGCCCGAGGAGGAAGAGGCCCTGCGCTACCCCGCCTGGGTGGCGGAGTACCACCTGAAGGCCCTTTGGGACCTCAAGGACTACCCCAAGATCTTCCTCCTCCACACCCTGCCCTACCATAAGGGGCTTGGGGAGGTGGGCTCCCACGAGGTGGCCCACCTCATCAAGACCCATAACCCCCTCCTGGTCATCGCCGCCGGCAAGGGCCAAAAACACGAGATGCTGGGCGCCAGCTGGGTGGTGGTACCGGGGGACCTCTCCGAGGGTGAGTACAGCCTCCTGGACCTGAGGGCCAGGAAGCTGGAAACGGGAAACGTCCGCTAAAAAGAAGGGCCCCGCCTTCGGGTGGGGCCCTTCCCACCAAAGGAGGGGAGTATGTTGGAAAAACTTTGGCCCTTTGGGCGTAACCGGGTGCGCAAAGCCTTTGAGGAAGCCTTGGAAAAGGTCTTCAAGGAAGAGGGTGAAACCCTAGAACCCCTCTCCGAGCTTTCCGAGCACGAGGACCATTACCTCTTGCGGGTGGAGGTCCCGGGCCTGGGTCCGGAGAACCTGGAGGTGCGCCTCGAGGGGGACCAATTGGTGGTGGAGGGGGAGAAAAGGGAGGAAAAGCGCACCAAGCACCTTTCGGAGATCGTCTACGGGCGCATCTACCGCTCCTACCTCCTCCCCAAAGACGCCAAGAGGGAAGGCCTCGAGGCCAGGCTCCACAAGGGGGTGCTGGAGGTAAAAATCCCCCGGGAGAAGCGCCCGCCCGAGCCTCCGGTGAAGATCCCGGTACAGGAGGGGTAAGGACGGCCTTCCGCCTAGCCGCGGGCCTGGATGTGGACAAGAACGACCTCAAGCGCCTCTCCGACTTCCTCAGGAGCGAGATCCACGACCATTTGACGGTGGTGGCACTCATGGTGCTGGTCTCCATCCCCTTGGGGGCACTCCTCATCCGCTTTGCTCCGGAGCTGGGACGCTGGCTCTACCCCAAGGGCCCAAGGGCAAAACCCGCCCAAGCGAAAACCCCCTAAACCACTCCCTGTTCCACAAGGCACCCCGGGTATTATCTGGATTAAGGAGGCGCACCTATGGAGATCTTTTTCCAGCTCTTCTGGCTCTTTTTCATCCTCTCGGCCCTATCCCCTTACCTACAGCAGCAAATGCTCCTTGGGGCCAGGGCCCGGAAGATCGCTGAGCTGGAAAGAAAGCGCAAGAGCCGGGTCATCACCATGATCCACCGGCAAGAAGCGGTGAGCTTTTTGGGCATCCCCATAAGCCGCTTCATCAACATTGACGACTCCGAGCAGGTCCTAAGGGCCATCCGCCTCACGGACAAGAACGTGCCCATTGACCTCATCCTCCACACCCCCGGGGGCCTGGTCCTGGCGGCGGAGCAGATCGCCGAGGCCCTCCTGCGCCACCCGGCCAAGGTCACGGTCTTCGTGCCCCACTACGCCATGTCCGGGGGGACCCTCATCGCCCTGGCCGCGGACGAGATCGTCATGGACGAAAACGCCGTCTTGGGGCCCGTGGACCCCCAGCTCGGCCAGTACCCAGCGGCCAGCATCCTAAAGGTGCTGGAGAAGAAGCCCATCCAGGAAATAGACGACCAGACCCTGATCCTGGCGGACGTGGCGGAGAAGGCCCTCAAGCAGGTGAAGGCCACGGTGAAAAACCTGCTCATGAAGCGCATGCCCGAGGAAAAGGCGGAGGAGGTGGCCACCCTCCTCTCCCAAGGCACCTGGACCCACGACTACCCCATTGACGTGGCCCAGGCCCGGGCGATGGGCCTGCCCGTGAGCACGGAGATGCCCCTCGAGGTCTACGAGCTCATGGACCTCTACCCCCAGGCCCAGGGGGGCAAGCCCAGCGTGCAGTACGTGCCCATGCCCTACCGCCACCAGGAACCCGGGAGGCCTTAGGTGTTTCCCCTCTACGACATCAACCACGCCCGCCGACCGGCCTTCGTGGTCAAGGGCCTGGTGCTCCTCAACGCCTTGGCCTTTCTCTGGCAGCTTTCCGTGGGCGTGGAAGGGTCCGCCCAGGCCTATGGCTTTATCCCGGCCCTATTCTTTCAGGACCCGGTGGGCCAGGCCTACCGCCTCCTCACCAGCATGTTCCTCCACGGGGGTTTCCTCCACATCCTCTCCAACATGTGGTTCCTCTGGGTCTTCGGGGACAACGTGGAGGACCGCATGGGAAGTGGGCGCTTCCTCCTCTTCTACCTCCTGGGGGGTCTGGCCGCCGCCTTAGCCCAAGGCCTCTTCAGCCCCTATAGCACCGTTCCCATGATCGGGGCCAGCGGGGCGGTGTCCGCGGTCTTAGGCGCCTACTACGTCCTCTTCCCCCGGGCCTACGTGGTCTCCGTGGTCTTCTTCCTCTTCCCCCTTTTCGTCACCTTCCCCGCCGGGTTCTACCTGGGCTACTGGGCCTTCCTTCAGCTCCTCCAGGGCCTTTTGGGCCTCCCCGGGGTGGCCTGGTGGGCCCACCTGGGGGGGTTCCTCTACGGGGTGCTCCTGGCCCCCGCTTGGCCCGCAGGTGGCGTCGCTGGTAGACTTGGGCCCATGAAGGTAGCCGAGCTGATGACCAAAAACCCCGACACCATCAGCCCCGAGGCCACTTTAGAGGAAGCGGCCCGGCGCATCCTGGAAAAACGCTACGGCAGCCTCCCCGTGGTGGACCAAGAGGGGCACCTCCTGGGGATCCTCCAGGTGGAGGAACTCCTGCCCCACCCGGAGAACATCCCTTTCTCCGACGTGGAGGCCCTGCAACTCTTCGGGGAGTGGGTGGACGGGGACTTTCTGGCGGAGATCTATCGCCGCTACCAAAAAACACCGGTAAAGGCGGTCATGCGCACGGACATCCCCCGCCTGCACCCCGAGGACCCCGTGGGCCGGGCCTTGGAGCTCCTCCTCACCTCCGAGGTGCGCCACCTCCCGGTGGTGGACCAGGATGGACGCCTGGTGGGCATCCTCACCCGTAGCGACTTTCTCAAGCTCATCCTGAGGAGGACCTAATGCACGGGGCCGGACACATCCTGGAAGTCTTTTACCTCATTCTGGCCGCCCAGGCGATGGCCTTTCTCTTCAAGCGGCTGAACCAGCCCGTGGTCATCGGGGAGGTCCTGGCGGGGATCCTGGTGGGGCCGGCCCTGTTGGGCCTGGTGCACGAGGGGGAGATCCTGGAGTTTCTGGCGGAGCTCGGGGCCATCTTCCTCCTCCTCATGGTGGGCCTGGAAACCCGGCTCAAGGACATCCTGGCCGTGGGCAAGGAGGCCTTCCTGGTGGCCGTCTTGGGGGTGGCCTTCCCCTTCGTGGGGGGCTACCTCTTCGGCCTGCAAATCGGTTTCGCCACCCTGCCCTCCCTCTTCCTGGGCACCGCCTTGGTGGCCACCAGCGTGGGCATCACCGCCCGGGTGTTGCAGGAGCTTGGGGTGCTTTCCCGCCCCTACGCCCGGGTCATCCTGGGGGCAGCGGTCATTGACGACGTGCTGGGCCTTATCGTCCTGGCGGTGGTGAACGGGGTGGCCAAAACCGGGCAGGTGGAAACCGGGGCCATCCTCCAGCTCATCCTGCTCTCCGTGGTCTTCGTGGGTCTGGCCGTGGCCCTTTCGCCCCTCTTCGCCCGCTTGCCCTTGGAAAAGCTCCCCGTGGGTAGCCCCACGGGCTTCGCCCTGGCCCTGGGGGTGGGCATGGCCGCCCTGGCCGCCGCCATCGGCCTAGCCCCCATCGTGGGGGCCTTCCTGGGGGGCATGCTCCTCTCCGAGGTGCGGGAAAAGTACAGGCTGGAGGAGCCCATCTTCGCCATTGAAAGCTTCCTGGCCCCCATCTTCTTCGCCATGGTGGGGGTGCGGTTGGAGCTGGCCGCCCTGATCTCCCCCGCCACCCTGGCGGCGGGAAGCGTGGTCACGGTCATCGCCATCCTGGGGAAGGTGCTGGGAGGGTTCTTGGGCTCCCTCACCCAGGGGGTGCGTTCGGCCCTCACCGTGGGGGTGGGCATGGCTCCCCGGGGAGAGGTGGGGCTGATCGTGGCCGCCTTGGGCCTGGCCGCGGGGGCGGTCAACGAGGAGGAGTACGCCATCGTCCTCTTCATGGTGGTCTTCACCACCCTTTTCGCCCCCTTCGCCCTAAAACCCCTCATCGCCTGGACGGAAAAGGGCTTGCGCCAGGCTAAGGAATAGCCCGGTAAGCGGCGTAGGCGGCGAGGACCTGGGCCAGGTACTCCCTAGGCTCGTCCCGCTCCTGGAAACGGAGGAAGGCATAGAGGCCCCCTTCCCGGGCGATGCCCCTTAGGGTGTAGCCGATGCCCCCGTTGTAGGCGGTGAGGGCGCAGGCTACTTGCTCCAGGCCCGAGAAGGCGGCGCACCGCTCCAGGAGCCAGCGCAGGTAGCGGGCGGCGTAGCGGATGCTGGCCTCGGGGTCAAAGGGGTCGGCGGGGGGCTCCCCCAGCATCCGGGCCACGTCGGCCCAGGTGCTCCGCAGGAATTGGGCCAGCCCCAAGGCCCCCGTGGGGCTCACCGCCAGGGGATCAAAGCGGCTTTCCACGTGGAGGAGGGCGTAGAGGAGGTCGGGGTCCAGGCCTTCCCTCCGGGCGTACCCTTCCACCCAATCCCGGTAGGGGCGGGGGTAGGCCAAGGCGGTGGGCCAGGCGGCCCTAATGCCTTCCCGGTAGGCCCCCAGGCGGTAGAGGAGGGGCACCAGGGCGGGCCAGTCCTGGGGGCGCTGCCACAGGGCGTAGCGCACCACACCCCGGGCCCAGGCCTCCTTACCGGAGGCCACCAGGGCCTCCACCAGGGGCGCCTCCGGCGGGGGCGAGGAGGGAGGGGCAGGGGGCGGGGGCACGGGCTCCTTCCCCAGGAGGAGGCCTAACCCCCCCGGCGCAAGGCTCAGGGCCTCCTCCCCAAGCCCCCCTAGCCCCAGCTCCCCCGCCAGGAAATAGGCCCGAAGGGCGGCATCATCCGCATACCGGCTCGAGCCCCGGGCCAGGTCCAAATAGAGCTCCAGGGCCTCCCTCCTGAGGCCCAGCCGCTCCAGAAGCCCCGTGGCCCGCCAAACCCCTTCCGGGGTGCTCCTCCGGTAGGCCTCCACCGCCTCGAGGAGCCTCCCCATCTCCTCCAGGATCCGCCCTTGAGCGTAGCGGCTTTCCGGGTGGGGGTAGCGGGCCAGGGCCTCCAGGGCCTCCTCCCTCCGCCCAAGCCGCCACAGGGCATAGCCCAGGCCCAGGTACCCCCGATCTTCCCGCCTGGACCATTCCTGGTAGACGGGCAAGGCCTCCCGGTAGCGGCCCAGGCGGAAGAGGGCCTGGGCGCGGAGGTCAAGGCGGCTTCCCTGGGGGAGGACCCGCAGGAGGGCCTCGTAGGCCCTCCCCCGGAAAAGGGCCAGCCAAAGCCCCTCCCCCTCTCCCAGGGAAAGGAGGGCCTCCACGGCTTCCTTTTCGGGAAGGAGCCTTTCCCAGGCGGAAAAGGCGCGGGGGTCCTTGGCCTCTTGGAGGAGGGAGGCCGCCTTGCGCCAAGCGGGCCGCGCTTCCCAGCCCGGTTCAAAGGCCTCCACCCCCTCCAAGAAGAGGGCGTAGCGCCAGGCATACTCCGCCCGTTCCGCCAAGGGAACCTCCTCCCGGTCCACCAGCAGCCAGCCCGCCAGCATGCGGGCATATCCCTCCCCTCCCAGGGCCACCTGGCGCACCTCCTCCACCCTTCCCCCCTCCAGGGCGGCGAAGGGTTCGGGAAGGCGTTGGGCCTGGCAGGAGGTAAGGGCCAGGAGGAAGGAAAGCAGCAACCCACGCACACCCCTACCCTAGCAAAAGCCCCATGGCAAGCCCAAAGGCCAGGCTTCCCCTCCGCCTTGGGAAAGGCATTCCTTTCCTTAACGGAAGCCCCCTGGCAAAACCCCGGGGCCTGAGCGTAGCCTAGTAGGGCTTATGGAGGGCCGTATTCCCCCCCACAGCCTCGAGGCGGAACAGAGCGTCCTGGGGGCCATTCTCTTGGATTCGGAGGTGCTGGACGAGCTGGAGGGCCTCCTCCCCTCCCCGGAGGCCTTTTATGCGGAGGCCCACCGCAAGATCTATGCGGCCATGCAGGCCCTAAGGTCCCAGGGCAAGCCCGTGGACCTGGTTACCCTGGCGGAGGAGCTTTCCCGCCGGGGGGAGCTGGAAGGGGTGGGAGGGGTAAGCTACCTGGTCCAGCTTTCCGAGGCCACCCCCACCGCCGCCTATGCGGAGCATTACGCCCGCATCGTGGCGGAGAAGTGGACCCTAAGAAAGCTGATCCAGGCGGCGGGCGAGGCCATGCGCCTGGCCTACGAGGAGGCGGGAAGCCTGGATGAGATCCTGGACACCGCGGGCAAAAGGATCCTCGAGGTGGCCCTCATCCAGACGGAAACCGAGGCCCGCCCCATGCGGGAGCTGGTGCACGAAACCTTTGAGCACATCGAATCCCTCTTCCAGAACAAGGGGGAGGTGGCCGGGGTACGCACCGGTTTCAAGGAACTGGACCAGCTTATCGGCACCCTGGCCCCGGGCTCCTTGAACATCATCGCCGCCCGCCCCGCCATGGGCAAGACCGCCTTCGCCCTCACCATCGCCCAGCACGCCGCCCTAAAGGAGGGGATAGGGGTGGGGATCTACTCCCTGGAGATGCCCGCCTCCCAGCTCACCCTGCGCCTCATGTGCTCGGAAGCCCGCATCGACATGAACCGGGTGCGCCTGGGGCAGCTCACGGACCGCGACTTCTCCCGCTTGGTGGACGTGGCGAGCAGGCTTTCCGAGGCCCCCATCTACATCGACGACACCCCAGACCTCACCCTGATGGAGCTCAGGGCCCGGGCCCGGCGGCTTAGAAGCCAGCACGCGGTGGGCCTTCTCATCATCGACTACCTGCAGCTCATGTCCGGACCCGGGGCGGGCAAGCAAGGGGAAAACCGGCAACAGGAAATCGCCGCCATATCCCGGGGGCTTAAGGCCTTGGCCCGGGAGCTCCACGTGCCCGTGATCGCCTTAAGCCAGCTTTCCCGGGCCGTGGAAGCCAGGCCCAACAAGCGCCCCATGCTCTCCGACCTCCGGGAGTCCGGCTCCATTGAACAGGACGCCGATCTGGTGATGTTCATCTACCGGGACGAGTACTATAACCCCCACTCCGAAAAGGCGGGGATTGCGGAGATCATCGTGGGCAAGCAGCGCAACGGCCCCACCGGCACGGTGGAGCTCCAGTTCCACGCCGCCCACGTGCGCTTCAACGACCTGGCCCGGGGGCCTTGAGAAGGGTGGCCGCCCCTTGGGCCAGGGCCTCCCTGAGGTCCAGGTGGCCCTGGGCGAGGCCCAGGGAAAGGGCCTCGAGGTAGCTCTCCTCAATGAGGGCCACCTCTATGGCGATGATCTTCTCAAAGGCCTCCACCGCCCCATAGATCTCCGGGCCCCGCAGCGCCGAGCGCATGTGCTCCAAGGAGAGCTCCTGCACAACGCCCATGGCGGGGATCATGGCCCGGGGGCCTATCCCCAACCGGGCATGCACCAGGCCAACCCGCCTGCGCCCTTCCGCATAGGCCCGGTCATAGGTGCCCGAAAAAAGCTCGGCGTACCAGCGGGCAAAGGTGCCGTAAAGCCGCTCCACCCTGCCAGGCACCGCATGGAGGATGGCCCCAAGCTCCTCGTCCCGCCCCAGGTAGTCGTAGAAGGCCAAGGCCACCTCGGGCGCCATGGGCGCCATAAGGGAACCCAGGTCCCGCAGAAGGGCCGCATGGGCCTCGGTAAAACCGGTGCGGCGCTTGAGAAGTTCCAGAAGGGCCCCGGGGTCCACGGGACAAATGTACCTCCCCTGCTCCGCCGTGTCCAGGCCAAAGGCCCCAGGGCCGGGCTCCCTGGGGCCTCCCCTCCGTCCCCCATGGCCATGGGGTGTCCTTATTCCGTGCTCACCCCCTGCTCCACCTGCTGGCTGACGGGCTCCACCATGCGGAAGTGCTGGGCGGGGTCCAGGAGGAGCTTCTCCAGGCGGGCCGCCTTCTCCTCCCGCTTGGCCTCCCTCAGGATCCGGATGTAGGCGGAAAGGAGCTCCTGCACATCCTCCACCCCCCTTAGGTCCAGGGGCTTCACCGCCACCTTGGCCCCCTTGGCCAGGCGGCGCTTCATGGCCTCCTCGGTGAGGCCCATCTCCGGCCAGTGGCGCAGGTAGACCCGCCCCCCGGTCATGCCCGAGCAGATCCAGGGCCCCGGGTCCCCCAGGACCAAGGCCCGCCCCCGGGTCATGTACTCAAAGGCGAAGCCCTTGGCCTGGGCGCGGGCGGCCAGGTTGCCGAGGTCATCCCTGAGGGGACGCTCAGGCTCCCCGCCCAGGACCACGTCCGCCCCGGAAAGCCGGATGCAGAAGCGGCTGTCCGCCACCCCCTCCACGATGAGGAGGCCCCCGATGGCCCCGTAGGCGAAGCTCTTGCCCACGGAGCCGTCCACATAGGCCCCGTAGGGGTTCCGGCCCTTGAGCACCGCCACCGTGCCCCCGAAGGCGCTCTTGGCCACCCCGTCCTGGGCCCCGCCCTCCACCACCACCTTCATGCCCTCCAGGTTAAAGGCCGCAAGGCCATTCCCGGCCACGCTTCCCGCATCAAAGCGGAGCTCCACCTCGGCGTCAAAACCTTTGCCGTAGAGGCGCCTTCTGGCGATCTCCCCCGCCAGGTGGGCCCCCAGGGCGCGGTCGGTGGAGTTCACCGGACCCTCCTGGAAAACCAGCCTGCGGCTTCCCTCCCCATAGGCCGCCATCACCACCTCGGTGATGGTGCGGGTGAGCTGGTTCAAGGGCTTTCTCAGCACGTGGGCCGAGGTGTCCTTAAGCCACTCGGGCTCCTCCACGGGCAGGAGGAAGTAGGAGAGGTCCAGTTCCTCCAGGTGGTCCCGCTGGAAAAGGAGGTCCACCCGCCCCCTGAGTTCCCTTAGGGAACGGGCCCCCAAGGCGGCCACCAGCTCCCTCAGGGCCTCCCCCTTGGCCTCAAAGAAGCGGGTAAGCGCCTCCACCGCCCGGTCCACGTCCTGGGGCACGAAGCGCTTGAGGCCATGGGCCAGGGCCTCCTCCACCGTCTCGATCTGGGTGGTGATGCCCACGTGGCAGGTGTCCAGCTGGCACCCCCGGCAGATGGTGCAGCCGATGGCCACCATGGCCATGGTGGCCATGCCCACCCGGTCCGCCCCCAAAAGGACCATGCGCAAGACGTCGTAGGCGGTCTTGAGGCCGCCATCCGCCCAGATCTCCACCCGGTCCCGCAGGCCCGCCCGGACCAAAGCCCGGTGAGCCCGGCGCACCCCAAGCTCCACGGGAAGCCCCGCGTACTTGAGGGCATGGAGCCGGGCCGCCCCCGTACCCCCCTCAAACCCCGAGAGGGTGATCACGTCCGCCCCCGCCTTGGCGATGCCCACGGCGATGGTGCCGATGCCTGGGATCACGGGCACCTTCACCGAGACCAGGGCCTTGGGGTTCACCGTCTTGAGCTCCTCAATGAGCTGGGCCAGGTCCTCGATGGAGTAGAGGTCGTGGTTGTTGGAGGGGCTGATGAGGTCCACCCCGGGCACGGCGTTCCGGGCGGCGGCCACCTTGGGGGAGACCTTCTTCCCCGGCAGGTGCCCCCCCTCCCCCGGCTTGGCCCCCTGGCCGATCTTGATCTCGATGACGCTGGCCGAGTTCAGCATGTAGGCATGGACGCCGAAGCGGCCCGAGGCCACCTGCTGCCCGCGCCAGTGGGTGTAC
This window encodes:
- a CDS encoding heat-stable protein; the encoded protein is MRRTTRYILATSNPMGDLEALEKLVRLAPDTGADALAIVGNLMPKTAKSRDYAAFFRILAEAHLPTAYIPGPQDAPIWEYLREAANIELVRPEMRNVHETFTFWKGPYLVAGMGGEITDDGEPEEEEALRYPAWVAEYHLKALWDLKDYPKIFLLHTLPYHKGLGEVGSHEVAHLIKTHNPLLVIAAGKGQKHEMLGASWVVVPGDLSEGEYSLLDLRARKLETGNVR
- a CDS encoding Hsp20/alpha crystallin family protein translates to MLEKLWPFGRNRVRKAFEEALEKVFKEEGETLEPLSELSEHEDHYLLRVEVPGLGPENLEVRLEGDQLVVEGEKREEKRTKHLSEIVYGRIYRSYLLPKDAKREGLEARLHKGVLEVKIPREKRPPEPPVKIPVQEG
- a CDS encoding SDH family Clp fold serine proteinase, whose protein sequence is MEIFFQLFWLFFILSALSPYLQQQMLLGARARKIAELERKRKSRVITMIHRQEAVSFLGIPISRFINIDDSEQVLRAIRLTDKNVPIDLILHTPGGLVLAAEQIAEALLRHPAKVTVFVPHYAMSGGTLIALAADEIVMDENAVLGPVDPQLGQYPAASILKVLEKKPIQEIDDQTLILADVAEKALKQVKATVKNLLMKRMPEEKAEEVATLLSQGTWTHDYPIDVAQARAMGLPVSTEMPLEVYELMDLYPQAQGGKPSVQYVPMPYRHQEPGRP
- a CDS encoding CBS domain-containing protein — protein: MKVAELMTKNPDTISPEATLEEAARRILEKRYGSLPVVDQEGHLLGILQVEELLPHPENIPFSDVEALQLFGEWVDGDFLAEIYRRYQKTPVKAVMRTDIPRLHPEDPVGRALELLLTSEVRHLPVVDQDGRLVGILTRSDFLKLILRRT
- a CDS encoding cation:proton antiporter — encoded protein: MHGAGHILEVFYLILAAQAMAFLFKRLNQPVVIGEVLAGILVGPALLGLVHEGEILEFLAELGAIFLLLMVGLETRLKDILAVGKEAFLVAVLGVAFPFVGGYLFGLQIGFATLPSLFLGTALVATSVGITARVLQELGVLSRPYARVILGAAVIDDVLGLIVLAVVNGVAKTGQVETGAILQLILLSVVFVGLAVALSPLFARLPLEKLPVGSPTGFALALGVGMAALAAAIGLAPIVGAFLGGMLLSEVREKYRLEEPIFAIESFLAPIFFAMVGVRLELAALISPATLAAGSVVTVIAILGKVLGGFLGSLTQGVRSALTVGVGMAPRGEVGLIVAALGLAAGAVNEEEYAIVLFMVVFTTLFAPFALKPLIAWTEKGLRQAKE
- a CDS encoding transglycosylase SLT domain-containing protein → MRGLLLSFLLALTSCQAQRLPEPFAALEGGRVEEVRQVALGGEGYARMLAGWLLVDREEVPLAERAEYAWRYALFLEGVEAFEPGWEARPAWRKAASLLQEAKDPRAFSAWERLLPEKEAVEALLSLGEGEGLWLALFRGRAYEALLRVLPQGSRLDLRAQALFRLGRYREALPVYQEWSRREDRGYLGLGYALWRLGRREEALEALARYPHPESRYAQGRILEEMGRLLEAVEAYRRSTPEGVWRATGLLERLGLRREALELYLDLARGSSRYADDAALRAYFLAGELGLGGLGEEALSLAPGGLGLLLGKEPVPPPPAPPSSPPPEAPLVEALVASGKEAWARGVVRYALWQRPQDWPALVPLLYRLGAYREGIRAAWPTALAYPRPYRDWVEGYARREGLDPDLLYALLHVESRFDPLAVSPTGALGLAQFLRSTWADVARMLGEPPADPFDPEASIRYAARYLRWLLERCAAFSGLEQVACALTAYNGGIGYTLRGIAREGGLYAFLRFQERDEPREYLAQVLAAYAAYRAIP
- the dnaB gene encoding replicative DNA helicase, with amino-acid sequence MEGRIPPHSLEAEQSVLGAILLDSEVLDELEGLLPSPEAFYAEAHRKIYAAMQALRSQGKPVDLVTLAEELSRRGELEGVGGVSYLVQLSEATPTAAYAEHYARIVAEKWTLRKLIQAAGEAMRLAYEEAGSLDEILDTAGKRILEVALIQTETEARPMRELVHETFEHIESLFQNKGEVAGVRTGFKELDQLIGTLAPGSLNIIAARPAMGKTAFALTIAQHAALKEGIGVGIYSLEMPASQLTLRLMCSEARIDMNRVRLGQLTDRDFSRLVDVASRLSEAPIYIDDTPDLTLMELRARARRLRSQHAVGLLIIDYLQLMSGPGAGKQGENRQQEIAAISRGLKALARELHVPVIALSQLSRAVEARPNKRPMLSDLRESGSIEQDADLVMFIYRDEYYNPHSEKAGIAEIIVGKQRNGPTGTVELQFHAAHVRFNDLARGP
- a CDS encoding protoglobin domain-containing protein; this encodes MDPGALLELLKRRTGFTEAHAALLRDLGSLMAPMAPEVALAFYDYLGRDEELGAILHAVPGRVERLYGTFARWYAELFSGTYDRAYAEGRRRVGLVHARLGIGPRAMIPAMGVVQELSLEHMRSALRGPEIYGAVEAFEKIIAIEVALIEESYLEALSLGLAQGHLDLREALAQGAATLLKAPGPGR